In the genome of Acidimicrobiales bacterium, one region contains:
- a CDS encoding peroxiredoxin, protein MKTVGETLEPFKVVGVKPGFNDHEQGGESAFEDITEASFEGKWKVIFFYPKDFTFVCPTEIAAFAKLNAEFADRDAVVLGGSTDNEFTKLAWRRDHPDLDKLDQWSFADSTGSLVDQLGVRSPEGVALRATFVVDPDNTIQHVSVNNLNVGRNPSETLRILDGLQTDELCPCNRSLGGDTL, encoded by the coding sequence ATGAAGACCGTCGGAGAGACCCTCGAGCCATTCAAGGTCGTGGGCGTGAAGCCCGGCTTCAACGACCACGAGCAGGGGGGCGAGTCCGCCTTCGAGGACATCACCGAGGCCAGCTTCGAGGGCAAGTGGAAGGTCATCTTCTTCTACCCGAAGGACTTCACCTTCGTCTGCCCCACCGAGATCGCGGCCTTCGCCAAGCTCAACGCCGAGTTCGCCGACCGCGACGCCGTGGTCCTGGGCGGCTCGACCGACAACGAGTTCACCAAGCTGGCCTGGCGCCGCGATCACCCGGACCTGGACAAGCTCGACCAGTGGAGCTTCGCCGACAGCACCGGCTCGCTGGTCGACCAGCTCGGCGTCCGCTCCCCCGAGGGCGTCGCCCTCCGGGCCACCTTCGTCGTCGACCCCGACAACACCATCCAGCACGTCTCGGTCAACAACCTCAACGTGGGCCGCAACCCGTCCGAGACGCTCCGCATCCTCGACGGGCTCCAGACCGACGAGCTGTGCCCCTGCAACCGGTCCCTGGGCGGGGACACGCTCTGA
- a CDS encoding disulfide bond formation protein B, producing MAVLALLGSVVLAGLVVGVAVPSLRVGLRRQLAGQGVALATVVALVATLGSLYLSEVADFPPCRLCWFQRIAMYPLVVVLGLGALRRDAGARLTGLVLAGLGLAVNLWHGAVEIRPSLEGSGCDPANPCSIRWVEELGFWTIPRMATVAFVLVLALLVLDRPARHPSASPGPDPRPLSQEEPVP from the coding sequence ATGGCCGTGCTGGCCCTCCTGGGCTCGGTGGTGCTCGCCGGCTTGGTGGTCGGGGTGGCCGTGCCCTCGCTGCGGGTCGGCCTGCGGCGCCAGCTGGCCGGCCAGGGCGTGGCCCTCGCCACCGTGGTGGCCCTGGTGGCCACCCTGGGCAGCCTCTACCTCAGCGAGGTGGCCGACTTCCCGCCCTGCCGGTTGTGCTGGTTCCAGCGCATCGCCATGTACCCGTTGGTGGTCGTCCTGGGCCTGGGGGCGCTGCGCCGCGACGCCGGGGCCCGCCTCACCGGCCTGGTCCTGGCCGGTCTGGGCCTGGCCGTGAACCTGTGGCACGGGGCGGTGGAGATCCGTCCCAGCCTGGAGGGCAGCGGGTGCGACCCGGCCAACCCGTGCTCCATCCGCTGGGTCGAGGAGCTCGGGTTCTGGACCATCCCCCGCATGGCCACCGTGGCCTTCGTCCTCGTGCTGGCCCTGCTGGTGCTCGACCGCCCGGCCCGGCACCCCAGCGCCAGCCCCGGCCCCGATCCCCGTCCGCTGTCCCAAGAGGAGCCCGTCCCATGA
- a CDS encoding carboxymuconolactone decarboxylase family protein translates to MATLADVLAPVKAVIPDEAKDLRLNLGSVIERSALDLEEALGAALAAAVMARSRDLVEAFEAADELPATQAAGARTAAALMAMNTTWYPFPELSDDAELQTAPAGLRMNAFTTHGGVGRERFELYALAAAIVGQCHTCIASHVAELRKAGRSTEEIRDVGRIAATVTGVAVVLDTMAVPG, encoded by the coding sequence ATGGCGACGCTGGCCGACGTCCTGGCCCCGGTCAAAGCGGTGATCCCCGACGAGGCCAAGGACCTGCGCCTCAACCTCGGATCGGTCATCGAGCGCAGCGCCCTCGACCTGGAGGAGGCCCTGGGGGCGGCGCTGGCCGCCGCCGTCATGGCCCGCTCCCGCGACCTGGTCGAGGCGTTCGAGGCCGCCGACGAGCTGCCGGCCACCCAGGCCGCCGGGGCCCGGACGGCGGCTGCCCTCATGGCCATGAACACCACGTGGTACCCGTTCCCCGAGCTGTCCGACGACGCCGAGCTCCAGACGGCACCGGCCGGCCTGCGGATGAACGCCTTCACCACCCACGGCGGGGTGGGCCGCGAGCGCTTCGAGCTCTACGCCCTGGCCGCCGCCATCGTGGGCCAGTGCCACACCTGCATCGCCTCCCACGTGGCCGAGCTGCGCAAGGCGGGGCGGAGCACCGAGGAGATCCGCGACGTGGGCCGCATCGCCGCCACCGTCACCGGCGTGGCCGTGGTGCTCGACACCATGGCCGTCCCGGGCTGA
- a CDS encoding redoxin domain-containing protein, giving the protein MSTLPPPDPPGPPGPSRVDAARGGSRFPLVAAAVAALVVVIVVAAVAIVLVGDDDGGTTAGPDPAAVTDPEAGPDDAPSDEPPGEEAFGPVAVEGPALERLPRDGDDPAVGEPAPRLVGRTPGGAEIAVEPTAGPAVIAFVAHWCPHCQAEVPRIVELAGGEADIQGVELVAVATGTDPRAPNYPPGSWLAGEGWPGTVLLDSEEATAAAAYGVTGYPFLVAVDGDGTVVARSSGELGDEGLADFFAEAASAS; this is encoded by the coding sequence ATGAGCACCCTGCCCCCACCCGACCCACCCGGCCCGCCGGGCCCCAGCCGCGTCGATGCCGCCCGCGGCGGCTCCCGCTTCCCCCTGGTGGCGGCGGCCGTGGCCGCCCTGGTGGTGGTGATCGTGGTGGCCGCCGTGGCCATCGTCCTGGTGGGAGACGACGACGGGGGCACCACCGCCGGCCCCGACCCCGCGGCCGTGACCGATCCCGAGGCCGGGCCCGACGACGCCCCCTCGGACGAGCCCCCCGGGGAGGAGGCCTTCGGGCCCGTCGCCGTGGAGGGCCCGGCCCTGGAGCGCCTGCCCCGGGACGGCGACGACCCGGCGGTGGGCGAGCCGGCCCCCCGGTTGGTGGGCCGGACGCCCGGGGGGGCGGAGATCGCCGTCGAGCCGACCGCCGGCCCGGCCGTCATCGCCTTCGTGGCCCACTGGTGCCCGCACTGCCAGGCCGAGGTGCCCCGCATCGTCGAGCTGGCCGGGGGCGAGGCCGACATCCAGGGGGTGGAGCTGGTGGCGGTGGCCACCGGGACCGACCCCCGGGCCCCCAACTACCCGCCCGGCTCGTGGCTGGCCGGCGAGGGGTGGCCGGGGACCGTGCTGCTCGACTCCGAGGAGGCGACGGCCGCCGCGGCCTACGGGGTGACCGGCTACCCGTTCCTGGTGGCGGTGGACGGCGACGGGACCGTCGTGGCCCGCTCGTCGGGGGAGCTGGGCGACGAGGGCCTGGCCGACTTCTTCGCCGAGGCCGCCTCGGCGTCCTGA